The proteins below are encoded in one region of Apostichopus japonicus isolate 1M-3 chromosome 4, ASM3797524v1, whole genome shotgun sequence:
- the LOC139966408 gene encoding heterogeneous nuclear ribonucleoprotein A1-like 2 isoform X1: protein MDHNGDSGNNLESLRKLFIGGLDRKSSEEDIKEVLSSYGSIVDCVVIRDAVTKNSRGFGFVTFDAVEATDSVLETRRESGGLLIKEKQVEIKRAIPRDDQSGTGHLKVKKIFVGGIPNISEEEAEDLIRQWCAPIVPTKIDLLKRKDDPTKLRGFGFLDFEHEDFVDKLVIIQGLTMSGRNVEVKKAAPKEQMEGGGGRGGGRGGFEGRGGGRGGGRGGRGGGFNQGNRFDNYGGGSAWGGGGGGFDNYQDDSYGGGYGGDNYRKGGSGFGGGNYGGGSSYGNSGSYGGGGGGAYGGGDYGGDSYGSYDQGAGRGTRGGRYRPY from the exons ATGGATCATAACGGCGATTCAGGC AACAATTTGGAATCTCTCCGAAAATTGTTCATTGGCGGATTGGATCGTAAATCATCAGAGGAGGATATCAAGGAAGTGTTATCAAGCTACGGTTCCATCGTTGATTGTGTCGTGATCAGGGACGCTGTTACAAAAAATTCTCGTGGATTTGGATTTGTCACTTTTGATGCAGTTGAAGCCACAGACAGCGTGCTGGAAACACGAAGGGAAAGTGGTGGCTTGTTGATTAAGGAAAAACAAGTTGAGATCAAGAGGGCCATTCCACGAGAT GATCAGTCTGGAACTGGACATTTGAAGgtcaagaaaatatttgttggaGGTATTCCAAATATTAGTGAAGAAGAAGCAGAAGACCTCATTCGCCAGTGGTGTGCACCTATCGTTCCTACAAAGATTGATCTGCTGAAGAGAAAGGATGATCCCACAAAGTTGCGTGGGTTTGGCTTCTTGGACTTCGAACATGAAGATTTTGTGGACAAGTTAGTCA TTATTCAAGGACTTACAATGAGTGGAAGGAATGTGGAAGTGAAGAAAGCAGCACCAAAGGAACAAATGGAAG GAGGTGGTGGACGAGGTGGTGGACGAGGTGGATTCGAAGGAAGAGGTGGTGGCCGAGGTGGCGGCCGAGGTGGCCGAG GTGGCGGTTTCAATCAAGGAAACCGGTTTGACAACTACGGTGGAGGATCAGCTTGgggtggaggtggaggaggaTTTG ATAATTATCAAGATGATTCATACGGCGGTGGTTACGGAGGTGATAACTACAGGAAAGGGGGTAGCGGCTTTGGCGGAGGCAACTACGGCGGTGGCAGCAGCTATGGCAATAGTGGCAGCTATGGTGGTGGTGGCGGTGGTGCCTACGGAGGCGGTGATTATGGTGGAGACAGCTACGGTAGTTACGATCAGGGAGCCGGCAGAGGCACCAGGGGTGGCCGATACAGGCCATACTAA
- the LOC139966408 gene encoding heterogeneous nuclear ribonucleoprotein A1-like 2 isoform X2, whose amino-acid sequence MDHNGDSGNNLESLRKLFIGGLDRKSSEEDIKEVLSSYGSIVDCVVIRDAVTKNSRGFGFVTFDAVEATDSVLETRRESGGLLIKEKQVEIKRAIPRDDQSGTGHLKVKKIFVGGIPNISEEEAEDLIRQWCAPIVPTKIDLLKRKDDPTKLRGFGFLDFEHEDFVDKLVIIQGLTMSGRNVEVKKAAPKEQMEGGGGRGGGRGGFEGRGGGRGGGRGGRDNYQDDSYGGGYGGDNYRKGGSGFGGGNYGGGSSYGNSGSYGGGGGGAYGGGDYGGDSYGSYDQGAGRGTRGGRYRPY is encoded by the exons ATGGATCATAACGGCGATTCAGGC AACAATTTGGAATCTCTCCGAAAATTGTTCATTGGCGGATTGGATCGTAAATCATCAGAGGAGGATATCAAGGAAGTGTTATCAAGCTACGGTTCCATCGTTGATTGTGTCGTGATCAGGGACGCTGTTACAAAAAATTCTCGTGGATTTGGATTTGTCACTTTTGATGCAGTTGAAGCCACAGACAGCGTGCTGGAAACACGAAGGGAAAGTGGTGGCTTGTTGATTAAGGAAAAACAAGTTGAGATCAAGAGGGCCATTCCACGAGAT GATCAGTCTGGAACTGGACATTTGAAGgtcaagaaaatatttgttggaGGTATTCCAAATATTAGTGAAGAAGAAGCAGAAGACCTCATTCGCCAGTGGTGTGCACCTATCGTTCCTACAAAGATTGATCTGCTGAAGAGAAAGGATGATCCCACAAAGTTGCGTGGGTTTGGCTTCTTGGACTTCGAACATGAAGATTTTGTGGACAAGTTAGTCA TTATTCAAGGACTTACAATGAGTGGAAGGAATGTGGAAGTGAAGAAAGCAGCACCAAAGGAACAAATGGAAG GAGGTGGTGGACGAGGTGGTGGACGAGGTGGATTCGAAGGAAGAGGTGGTGGCCGAGGTGGCGGCCGAGGTGGCCGAG ATAATTATCAAGATGATTCATACGGCGGTGGTTACGGAGGTGATAACTACAGGAAAGGGGGTAGCGGCTTTGGCGGAGGCAACTACGGCGGTGGCAGCAGCTATGGCAATAGTGGCAGCTATGGTGGTGGTGGCGGTGGTGCCTACGGAGGCGGTGATTATGGTGGAGACAGCTACGGTAGTTACGATCAGGGAGCCGGCAGAGGCACCAGGGGTGGCCGATACAGGCCATACTAA